One Streptomyces sp. NBC_01217 genomic region harbors:
- a CDS encoding heavy metal translocating P-type ATPase, translated as MHSATEAETPAVESSRAELTIGGMTCASCAARVEKKLNRMDGVTATVNYATEKARVAFGPGTGLADLIATVEKTGYTAQPVHRPEPALPAPARVTPAPEGTGTGTSTSTSTSTKARTAAEPRTDGEARTSTDAGTDTDTDTDDPAERNAVGALASLRQRLAVSAVLSVPVIVLAMVPALQFDNWQWLSLTLAAPVVIWGGLPFHRAAWTNLRHGAATMDTLVSVGTLAAFGWSLWALFLGDAGMTGMRHGFDVTVSRTEGSSALYLEVAAGVVTFILLGRYLEAKSKRKAGSALRALMHLGAKDVSVLRGGTEVRIPIARLTVGDRFLVRPGEKIATDGTVVEGASAVDASMLTGESVPVDVGVGDSVTGATLNAGGRLVVEATRIGADTQLARMARLVEDAQNGKAAAQRLADRISAVFVPVVLLLALATLIGWLLVTDDMTAAFTAAVAVLIIACPCALGLATPTALMVGTGRGAQLGILIKGPEVLESTHRIDTIVLDKTGTVTTGRMTLQGIHPAPGTDETRLLQLAGALEHSSEHPIARAVAAGAMERIGGPLPAPEDFATVPGLGVRGTVDGHRVLAGRPQLLTDAGIDVPDALSGAVADAAARGRTAIVIAWDGQPRGVLAVADAVKESSAAAVAELRALGLRPVLLTGDNRAVADTVARAVGIDEVHAEVLPEEKVHVIERLRAQGRSVAMVGDGANDAAALATADLGLAMGTGTDAAIEASDLTLVRGDLKVAADAIRLSRRTLATIRGNLFWAFAYNTAALPLAVFGLLNPMIAGAAMAFSSVFVVTNSLRLRSFT; from the coding sequence ATGCACAGCGCAACAGAGGCCGAAACCCCGGCAGTGGAGAGTTCGCGGGCCGAACTCACGATCGGCGGGATGACCTGCGCCTCCTGCGCGGCCCGCGTCGAGAAGAAGCTCAACCGGATGGACGGCGTCACCGCCACCGTCAACTACGCGACCGAGAAGGCCCGTGTCGCCTTCGGCCCGGGAACCGGCCTCGCGGATCTGATCGCCACGGTCGAGAAGACCGGCTACACGGCGCAGCCCGTACACCGCCCCGAACCGGCCCTGCCCGCCCCCGCACGAGTGACGCCTGCGCCTGAAGGCACCGGCACGGGTACGAGCACCAGCACCAGCACCAGCACCAAAGCCCGTACCGCCGCCGAGCCCCGTACCGACGGCGAAGCCCGCACCAGCACCGACGCCGGCACCGACACCGACACCGACACCGACGACCCCGCCGAGCGGAACGCCGTCGGCGCCCTTGCCTCACTGCGTCAGCGTCTGGCCGTCTCCGCCGTTCTCTCCGTCCCCGTCATCGTGCTCGCGATGGTCCCCGCCCTCCAGTTCGACAACTGGCAGTGGCTCTCCCTCACCCTCGCCGCACCGGTCGTCATCTGGGGCGGGCTGCCCTTCCACCGCGCCGCCTGGACCAACCTCCGGCACGGCGCGGCCACCATGGACACCCTGGTCTCGGTCGGCACCCTCGCCGCCTTCGGCTGGTCCCTGTGGGCGCTGTTCCTCGGCGACGCGGGCATGACCGGCATGCGGCACGGCTTCGACGTCACCGTCTCGCGGACCGAAGGCTCGTCCGCCCTCTATCTGGAGGTCGCGGCCGGGGTCGTCACCTTCATCCTGCTGGGGCGCTATCTGGAGGCGAAGTCCAAGCGGAAGGCCGGTTCCGCCCTGCGCGCGCTGATGCACCTGGGCGCGAAGGACGTCTCCGTCCTCCGGGGCGGTACAGAAGTACGCATTCCCATCGCCCGGCTCACCGTCGGGGACCGGTTCCTGGTCCGCCCCGGCGAGAAGATCGCCACCGACGGCACGGTCGTCGAGGGCGCCTCGGCCGTCGACGCGTCGATGCTCACCGGCGAGTCCGTACCCGTCGACGTGGGCGTCGGCGACTCCGTCACCGGGGCCACCCTCAACGCGGGCGGCCGGCTCGTCGTCGAGGCCACCCGGATCGGCGCCGACACCCAGCTCGCCCGGATGGCCCGGCTCGTCGAGGACGCCCAGAACGGCAAGGCGGCCGCCCAGCGCCTCGCCGACCGGATCTCCGCCGTCTTCGTACCCGTGGTGCTGCTGCTCGCGCTGGCGACCCTGATCGGCTGGCTGCTCGTCACGGACGACATGACCGCCGCGTTCACCGCCGCCGTCGCCGTACTGATCATCGCCTGCCCCTGCGCCCTGGGCCTGGCCACCCCCACCGCCCTCATGGTCGGTACGGGGCGCGGCGCCCAGCTCGGCATCCTGATCAAGGGCCCGGAGGTCCTGGAGAGCACGCACCGCATCGACACGATCGTCCTCGACAAGACCGGCACGGTCACCACCGGCCGGATGACCCTCCAGGGCATCCACCCCGCGCCCGGCACCGACGAGACCCGGCTGCTGCAGCTTGCCGGTGCGCTGGAGCACTCCTCCGAGCACCCCATCGCCCGCGCCGTCGCCGCCGGAGCCATGGAGCGTATCGGCGGCCCCCTTCCCGCCCCCGAGGACTTCGCCACCGTCCCGGGCCTCGGCGTACGCGGCACGGTCGACGGACACCGGGTCCTGGCCGGCCGTCCGCAGCTGCTCACCGACGCGGGCATCGATGTCCCCGACGCCCTGTCAGGCGCCGTGGCGGACGCGGCTGCCCGGGGCCGTACCGCGATCGTGATCGCCTGGGACGGGCAGCCGCGCGGCGTCCTCGCCGTCGCCGACGCGGTCAAGGAGTCCAGCGCGGCGGCCGTCGCCGAGCTGCGCGCACTCGGCCTGCGTCCCGTTCTGCTGACCGGTGACAACCGGGCCGTGGCGGACACCGTGGCCCGTGCCGTCGGAATCGACGAGGTCCACGCCGAGGTCCTGCCCGAGGAGAAGGTCCATGTCATCGAGCGGCTCCGGGCCCAGGGGCGTTCCGTCGCCATGGTCGGTGACGGGGCGAACGACGCGGCCGCCCTGGCCACCGCCGATCTCGGACTGGCGATGGGGACCGGCACGGACGCCGCGATCGAGGCGAGCGATCTGACCCTGGTTCGTGGAGATCTCAAGGTGGCGGCCGATGCGATCCGGCTCTCCCGGCGCACACTGGCCACCATCAGGGGTAATCTCTTCTGGGCATTCGCCTATAACACAGCTGCCTTGCCCCTTGCGGTATTTGGCCTGCTCAACCCTATGATTGCAGGAGCGGCGATGGCGTTCTCATCGGTCTTCGTCGTGACGAACAGCCTGCGGTTGCGCTCCTTCACGTAA
- a CDS encoding heavy-metal-associated domain-containing protein yields the protein MTAETQLPQATGSCCSPSGSCHDGADSGAGADGVTTVYQVAGMTCGHCEGAVSEEISGIDGVTSVKAVASTGRVTVVSRAPLTEDAVRAAVDEAGYELVGRA from the coding sequence ATGACCGCCGAGACCCAGCTCCCCCAGGCCACCGGCTCCTGCTGCTCGCCCAGCGGCTCCTGCCACGACGGCGCGGACTCCGGCGCCGGCGCGGACGGTGTGACCACCGTCTACCAGGTGGCCGGTATGACCTGTGGACACTGCGAGGGCGCCGTCTCCGAGGAGATCTCCGGCATCGACGGCGTCACCTCGGTGAAGGCCGTCGCCTCCACCGGCCGGGTGACCGTCGTCTCGCGGGCCCCGCTGACCGAGGACGCCGTACGCGCCGCGGTCGACGAGGCCGGGTACGAGCTCGTCGGCCGGGCCTGA
- a CDS encoding citrate synthase, whose protein sequence is MSDNSVVLRYGDGEYTYPVIDSTVGDKGFDIGKLRANTGLVTLDSGYGNTAAYKSAITYLDGEQGILRYRGYPIEQLAEQSTFLEVAYTLINGELPKVDELSTFKNEITQHTLLHEDVKRFFDGFPRDAHPMAMLSSVVSALSTFYQDSHNPFDEQQRHLSTIRLLAKLPTIAAYAYKKSIGHPFVYPRNDLGYVENFLRMTFSVPAQEYDLDPVVVSALDKLLILHADHEQNCSTSTVRLVGSSQANMFASISAGISALWGPLHGGANQSVLEMLEGIQANGGDVDSFIRKVKNKEDGVRLMGFGHRVYKSFDPRAKIIKAAAHDVLSSLGKSDELLDIALKLEEHALSDDYFVSRNLYPNVDFYTGLIYRAMGFPSEMFTVLFAIGRLPGWIAQWHEMIKEPGSRIGRPRQIYTGEVLRDFVPVESR, encoded by the coding sequence GTGAGCGACAACTCTGTAGTACTGCGGTACGGCGACGGCGAGTACACCTACCCGGTGATCGACAGCACCGTCGGCGACAAGGGCTTCGACATCGGGAAGCTCCGGGCCAATACCGGTCTGGTGACGCTGGACAGCGGGTACGGCAACACCGCAGCGTATAAATCGGCCATCACGTACCTCGACGGCGAGCAGGGCATCCTGCGGTACCGCGGCTACCCCATCGAGCAGCTGGCGGAGCAGTCGACCTTCCTCGAGGTGGCGTACACGCTCATCAACGGTGAGCTTCCCAAGGTCGATGAGCTGTCGACCTTCAAGAACGAGATCACCCAGCACACGCTGCTGCACGAGGACGTCAAGCGGTTCTTCGACGGCTTCCCGCGCGACGCCCACCCGATGGCCATGCTGTCCTCGGTCGTCAGCGCGCTGTCCACGTTCTACCAGGACAGCCACAACCCGTTCGACGAGCAGCAGCGCCACCTCTCGACGATCCGGCTGCTGGCCAAGCTGCCGACGATCGCCGCGTACGCGTACAAGAAGTCGATCGGGCACCCCTTCGTCTACCCGCGCAACGACCTCGGGTACGTCGAGAACTTCCTGCGCATGACCTTCTCGGTCCCCGCCCAGGAGTACGACCTGGACCCGGTCGTCGTCTCCGCGCTCGACAAGCTGCTCATCCTGCACGCGGACCACGAGCAGAACTGTTCGACCTCCACCGTGCGTCTGGTCGGCTCCTCGCAGGCGAACATGTTCGCCTCGATCTCCGCCGGTATCTCGGCGCTGTGGGGCCCCCTGCACGGCGGCGCCAACCAGTCGGTGCTGGAGATGCTGGAAGGCATCCAGGCCAACGGCGGCGACGTCGACTCCTTCATCCGCAAGGTGAAGAACAAGGAGGACGGCGTCCGCCTGATGGGCTTCGGCCACCGGGTGTACAAGTCCTTCGACCCGCGCGCGAAGATCATCAAGGCCGCGGCCCACGACGTGCTGTCGTCGCTCGGCAAGTCCGACGAGTTGCTCGACATCGCGCTCAAGCTGGAGGAACACGCGCTCTCCGACGACTACTTCGTCTCGCGCAACCTCTACCCCAACGTGGACTTCTACACGGGTCTGATCTACCGGGCCATGGGCTTCCCGAGTGAGATGTTCACCGTGCTCTTCGCGATCGGCCGGCTTCCCGGCTGGATCGCCCAGTGGCACGAGATGATCAAGGAGCCGGGTTCCCGCATCGGCCGCCCGCGCCAGATCTACACCGGCGAGGTCCTGCGCGACTTCGTCCCGGTCGAGAGCCGCTGA